The Anas acuta chromosome 2, bAnaAcu1.1, whole genome shotgun sequence genomic interval TCCTTTGCCAGGTCCGTTTCCAACCAGATCCTCCCCCCAGCTGCTCAAATGTCAATACCAACACACATGGGAGATGGTGAGAAAAAGTGACTTGTGGCAGAAGTCAGACTGTGGCCTGGCAGTGCCATTCCTTTGAGTAATGGCTTTCCCATGCTGATATTAACCCACAACAGCTATGGAACCATGTAAGAAGTGtcaggcagaaagcagcagatttcACTGGACAGGTATGTGGCACCTGGGCTGACTGGGAAACATGGATAGCACATAGCTGAAAAGTGCAACATTCACCAAGGAATATATTCTATATGACTatttaaaattcctttaaaagaaaattatctgaattaatttttaaaaggtagcaattttatatttgtaaaatatggAACACTGCACCAGAAATTTTGCTTAGACTGTTACAAACACATAATTAATATACCATGAAATGAAACACATAAGTTTATTTTAccaattttttaaaagcacctGTAATTCTGAACTAAGTCCTTGATCTCTGTTCATGTTTGCTAATGTTTGTTGTATTTATGGGGAATAAAGAGAATGCACTTCATTTTCAGACATGTTTCAAAAGCCTAAGCACTTCATCCTGACAAGTCCAGGCAAGATGCATGAGAAAAATGCAGACCATAGAAATCCCAAGACCTGAGCCTTTATAAATAACAATGAAGATGAGAGCCACAGGAGTGACGTGATGCTGCAGAGCTAAGGTACAAAGACAACAAGGGAGATACCCAACGCGTTCCCTCTTCACACCAAAATTGCCACTGTCATACACCATTTCAGGCATAGGGGAGAGTTAGGGTTTTTCAGACTCCATTGGTTCATCTAgactgcttctgtttttttttagtgttctttttttttttcctttttttttttccttttggtttcacatgtatttttaaaaccagcAGGGGAATCGCTACATTCAGAACAAGTGATACCAGGGGACTTTACACCAAGCAGCACCTGACTGGGGCAGACAGAGCCATGATGTTCCCCTGCAAAGGGCTAAGTGAGAGACAGTCAAAAAACATGAGGAGCTCTTGCACCAGCGCAAAAGAAACAACAAGGAGAGGAGCTTTTCCCCCTCAGGAAAGCAGATCTCTCTCCCAGGCAGCCAACACTGAACTTATCCTGGGTTTGGGTGTGCAGaccagctcttcctcccaaaACGCAACCTATGGAGGAAGCAGAGACAATACTGTGGGTCCTCAGTCCTGCCCAGGCTTACTCAACAGCTCTGAGGTCACAAGATTTCTTGGGAATCACTTTCTATTTCTGCCCAAGGGCTACATTTCTTGTGTTATATCCTGTGGCAAACATCACCTGAAATACAGGCCAGCCCACCAAGGCAGCACAATGATTCCTGACCTCTTCTATCTGATGAAAAATAGTTCACTTTAAGAGGACAGAATGGAAAATACCTGATGGCCATGATTACTTTTAGGAGTTGGAGAACTTTCCTGTAAAGTAGCAAATCTGGGTTTCCAATCCCTTTGGATAGGAAAGAGATGTGATTCAACATCTCCCATATCCCCATTGAGCCATCTAAACTAAAACCACCTAGCCCTCTAATTGGCCACCTGGTGGAAAGATCTAGTTGGACCTAGACCATTTGAACCCTCTGACGACTGGATCAAAGTCTTTATAGCCAGCTTGCCCCCTCAGGATACTTTTGTTTCAATAATAGCAGTATGGGAAGAGTGAAGATTACAGATCCAGCACAACCTATTAATCCTTGCTGTTATAGTGTTTTGACGTGCAATTACAAAGGGCTCCCACTATAGTAAGTAGATTCCCTTTAGCAAATTCAGTATAGAACAATAAAGGGCTTTGTTAAAGCCTTCACAGCAAGGAGGAAGTTGTTCAAGGCAGTTTCTGAGCAGTGATGTTAAGATTTTTTGACAGGACTGTAAGGCCAAAGGTATGACCATAGTGGCAAACTCCTCAGTAGTTCCCCTATATCACTACAGGATCCTTGAGCTCCAAAAACCTTTGTATAATTGCACATCTGTTGGAGCAGGTGCATAGTGTGTCTTGTTTTTCTAGTTATTCATCTCCtatgaaaaaaatccaacacaTATAACTTACTATTGAATGTTATCTCCCAAAGGGAGATGCACTAAATTCTTGCACCTGATTCTGGCAATGGAGTTATGATACATTTATCAGTGGTCCAGTAAAGCATTACTACCACCTTGTAGCATAAGTAAAAGATAGCCCTCTAGGTGGACAGTCTGTATGACTCATTACACTCAGATTGGATATAAAAATGACACCTACTTCCACTTTAAACATCTCTCCATATTCTAAGCTCTGATGTAGAAGTAAAGCTCTCTCAAGCCTAAGAAGTAGTATATCTTGAATAATTTTGCATACAATTATAAAAATAACCACCGTTCAACTTCAGCTGTCAGTTGAAAAAGAACCTTCTGCTATCcaggagaaaaacacaagaGGATGATTATATGACTTGGGTTAGGTTAACTTACAACATTGCAGAAAAACAGTCATGAAGTAAAACAGAATGAAGATGCATGGCTAGAGGTCAGACTGAGTGAGAGAACAGCCTGATAAAGAGATCATGGTCACAAAAAAATAGACTTGAATGTAGGTAAATACTTAGATCTACAAGGGTCTCATTAACAACATATCAAATTTTTATGTAAGATTGAAAGAGATCCTATGCTTACAGAACTGAACTAGACTTGGCATGCACTCAGAGGTGTGATTGTTTCATAGCTAAACATTGACACCCCTTTGTTCTCCTTTCACATTGAGCAAGCTGTGCAGAAGAACTTACCTTTTGAATGTTTTGTAAAACACAATCTACTTCTAACATACTATGTTAAAAAATGataaacagtaaaaatagcAAATAGTTACACCATTCAGTACCTCTGATATACTCTAACTGCTcgctgttttctcttttcagcttCATCATCTTCCCTGATGACTGAAaaaccttcctcttctctttagTCATAGAATGTCTTtgaattttcatctttcataCTTAGAAGAGAGCTCAAATGGAAACAAGAAGTTGTTTAAACCCAAGCAGAATTTACAGTCAATTTACTTTCAAAAGCGGACAGAGACTTTCTATAGAAGCACAGTCCATCaattcaaaacacaaaactcaTAATAAAAAAGGGATCTTCGTCAAAACCGTGTATACACAAGAGTGGGCAATGGTCATGAAGAAGCCAAATACAGTTAGTATGCAGGTGCTGAGCTTGTGAAAGACAAAATATGGGAGAACTTGTAACTTGACCAGTTCTCTGCTCTGGTACCTCATGCAGCCATATGAAAAGGTGTGCAGCACCACGATGGAGGCAAAGTGCAAGCTACCTTCCTCCCATGAGAAAGGTTTACGAAATCACTTACTGATGCCATTTATCAGTGCAGCCACAGCAGAAAGGTACTACTGGGGCAAGTCTAGGGTGACTGACGAGTGCTACCTTAATCCCATTCCAGAGTTAAAATGGCTGCTTAAAACCACTTTGAATCATAAAGGTGTACATATGGGTATCTGTCTGCAATCATTATGATTTGGCAGGGACATGTCTATTTAGGGTGACCTGTGATATTTGGATATTCCCCAAGAACAGTTATCTCCAGGGCCTCTTTAACTTGGGACCACATACTAGCCAGCCTGAAGGTTGACTAGAGAAGACCATGGCACGATTTCTCTTCTGAAGACTAAACAGATAAAGTTGAAAATTAGAACATAAATTAAAGCTAAGAATTTTTCCTCTAAACCTCTAATTTAGCCTAAGGCATGGAAATTCATGGTATTTGCATATGATATGCTCAAGGAGAAAATTTGAGTCTATTACTACATATCCTAGTCTTGTTTAAAAATGATGCAAGCCTGCctttagggaaagaaaatgagcaaTCCCCAGagcttttcacaaaaaaatcCCCAACATCTCTGTGGTTCCCTGCTGGCAAAGAACCAAAGAAAATTTCgatgcagcaaaagcaaaggtTGTTCCTGTGTGCCAGTGCTCTTTGGTGTCACGTGTAGATTCTCAAAGCAATGTTTAGTTATGAGAAACATGAACGCAGGATATCAATGTCCTGCTCTACCTGTTCAATTCAAGTAGAGCACGAGGCagtttggtttcattttctcCTATTCAACCTCTTGGTGAAGCCGGTAGTgactttttatttgaaaatacgtggaaaaaaaacaacaaaacacacctcTCTTCTGAAGCGTGGGATTTTAGATGTAGGCTCTTGAAGATGATATCACTAATGTATCACAGAAACTATGGAGAAGAGACATGGAAGCACTTACTGACCCTTTAACTTCAGCAAATGCTCAGTACAAAAATACTTAACAAGAAATAAGCCAAAAAATGGGTGAAGTGTTCGTGTCTTGATGGACAACAGAAAACCCATCTCTTAAAGAGCTATAGGAACTCAAGATCCCTTGTTAATAGTTTTGAGGGTACCCACTATTTTTGAGGGTACCCACTAAGAAGGTTTTGCACATCAGGATGCAGCCATCTGTCTTCTGCTACAGCATCTAGTAGCAGAAGCATTTTAATGGCCTTGTGTAAATTTGAGTTCCTCCTCTTGAATGCTGTGCTTTGCGCTGGATTGTCAAGCACTGAGTTTGTAAGGCATTAATTAGCAACTTTCATGGGAGCATGTAAGGATACTCTGTACTTCTGAAAAGTCACACTGACACTCAAATACAAagactaaacaaaacaaaacaaaacataacaaaaatcaGTAAGAGGCAGTAAAGACAGAAAGCTTAGAAACTTTAAGATGAGAAACAACAATTGgaattttcttgtatttcactCTGAAGATATAACTAGATGCATTGTCAAGAGTAAACCCATATAACAGTGATCAGCACAAAAAGGTCTTTTGGACACTTCTAAGGAATGGACATGatacaaggaaaaaaggacAACATCAAATAAtatcacaaaattaaaaattacaaacaaGACTAACTTTCAGAAAGCCTGCTGAAAATATGTTATTAAGTAAATGTAGCATTCCATCAAGTTCAGGTGATTTTAGGAATAGTCAGTGTTTTCAGTTCAGCTAGGTAAAGGGCAACAAAAGGAAAGCTGATCTGTCTGCAGGGAACAGGTCATGAGCTGCCTGGAAttggaaggaaatatttctccTGGATGTGCATCGATGTGCTATCACAAATGGAAACGAGTGTCCATCCCTGCTGTATCTGCCCCTGATGAACCAGAAGGCAAACACCAGGCTTGTCTGCAGTACTGAGCTGATCTGGTCTGCTTGTTTCTGGCCTTTGGCGCCTTGCAAACAAATCCTTGATATGAGTCACTCAAGAGTGTTAGTTTTACGTTTTATCCTTTTATTCTGTTATTGTTTCTGTTATTCTAATATTATCCTATTATTGCTATGGCTTCTCTCTGCTGAGCACCAGGCATGGTTCTGATTGCTGCTACTGAGGATCACTCTGTTATACTTGCATCTCAGTGCTGTCATCTCCCCCTGGGCAAAATCACTACAGCTGCCTTTccactcaaaaaaataaataaataaataaataaaatctgcttcTTTCCTGAGGTTGTCTATCCAggttcttctgaaaaataaataatatatatatgtgtgtgtgtgtgtgtgtgtgtgtgtgttctggcAGTGTCTGCCTTTGTTAAAAAGGAGAGTCCACATGAGGACACCCAAGTGCAGTCACACTGTGTCATCCTTTCTCCTATGCCCCATGTTACATCCTcctcattttctgcttctgtccACCTGAGATAAAGGTACAGATTTCACAAAAACAAGCCCGTTTTGCCAAAATCGGTTCGAGCCATCCCAGCAGTTAGCCTGGAGCAGTCGGTCTCAGCCCGTGCCCCACGCGATGGAGCCGGACAGACTCACGTGCCCCGGGTGCAGGATCTCCCTGCGAAATGTTAAAATTCCCACCGCCCCCCCCAGGCAGGTGGAAGGATAAGGCTGCAGATAACAGGTAACTGCGTGGCATTTCCTGCGGTCCTTGCCCTGTgccggctgcaggagctggccctCCACCCGCTGTGCATGGGACGCGCATCGTGCTGTGCCTGTGACCGCGTACAGCTCGGACGTGTGCACCTAAACGGGCGCGTTTAGTCCCGTATTTGTACACAGTAAGAGCACGGGAAGCGCAGATGTAAATCACAAAGCACTCGAAGGCTGTGGCTCTGATGCTGGACACCCGACGGGCGTCCGTGCCTCCGTGCAGGCTGACAGCGAGGGGGCCGCGGGGACCCCGCGGGAGGGTGCCCGGCCCCgaggggctccggggggggctccggccccggctgcagcccctgtcccGGCCCGGCGGGGCCAGGTGAGCCGGCggctgcggctgctgcagcGGGAGCCCGGCCCTCAAGGAGTTACCGGTTGGGAAAATGACTTCATGTTTCTGCCCGGCTCCTCTCGGCTCGCCCCCCACGGCCCCGTTTCACAATCCCGCCGCGCTCAGACGGGGCGAGCGCACACCCCCGTGTTCTCAGCCCGGATTTTCCCAGGCCGTGAATAATCTCGAAGCCCCCTCGATAAATACACGTTCAGGGATGCCCGGAGCTCACTCAACCCGCcggcctctcctcctcctccgaagACGGGACGGAGCCGAAGAAGAAGAGCCTCACCATGAGCTCTCCCGACGGCTGCCAGGCGGCGAGGAGCCGGGGGCCGCCCTCCctccgctccgccgccgccctgctgctgctgctgccgctgctgcctccgcccgccgccgccgcgccgctgCCCCTGGCCGCCGGCCCCGACTCCTCCGGGGAGGCCGAGCCGGAGGAGGCCGGGGCGAGGCGGGCGGCGCTGCCCGACTGCGAGGCCCTGGCCTGGCTGCTGCACGCCCGGGCGGCCCGactgcaggaggaggtgggtacGGGGCCGCCAGGGGGTGGGTGGTCGTCCTCCCGGGGtcggggggctgctgcccgcCGCCGAGGTGCGACGCGAGGTGTGGGTGTCTCTCCCCTCAGATGTGCGAGAAGTTCACCGTCTGCGAGAACAGCATGGAGATGCTGGTCCAGAACAACCTCAACCTCCCCAAGGTGACGGAGGAAGACGGGTGTCTCCTGGCTGGCTTCGACGAGGCAAGGAAGCGCTCCCCTTCTCGCCCGAACCCCGGCAGCACTTTTGGGCTTGCCCCAAAAGCAGCTTGtgccccctccctcctgcccacctGCCCCTACGGACCACGCTCCGCCAAAGCCACATCTGAGTTAGAGCTGACCTTCTCACCTTTCTCTTTCCAGGAGAAATGCTTGAAGAAACTCTCCAGCGGGCTTTTCACCTTTCAGACCTACCTTGAATACGTACAAGAAACTTTTAccagtgaaaagcaaaaagttGAGTCGCTGTGCTATAGCACAAAGCATCTGGCAACGACAATAAGGCAGATGGTGAGTCTTTTTTATTTACTCAGACAACTTTTGTGACTTAGAACTGATGTGTAGTCGGAGGAATAGGGAGCTTGTGAAGCCAAACATTTCCCACTCTTACTTCTCTCAGGATGAACAGATGACAGCAGTTCCTTATGCTCGGATACTTAACCTTATGACTAATTTACAGGTTGTGTCTGTTTTGTTAAAGAAACTACTCTTCTTCccactttctgttttcatttttgatttaCCAACTGACAATTAAATGCAGCTTTCTGTTTAAGAACAAATAAGCTAATGCTGCCTGGCTGAGACTTCTCAGGCAATTCTTTCCTAACTGCAGTTCAGTCCTAACCTCCTAATGTTGCAAAACTCCAAGGAATACGATAACTTATCTTAAAACCTACATGAATAATAGTAAATACAGTTTTACAATATTATGAATCTTTTAAACTCTCCAAAACAAACTTTTCTAGTGAGCTGTGTGGTGTATTCAAATATCACCAATTTACAATCAAAGAAAACAGGTAAATTCAGAACATAAGTTAATGACCCAACTAAATTAAAGGCGCTGCCTATTGAAAAGCTTGCAACcatcatggggaaaaaaatatatgtatattctttATAGACATCTGATTCTCTTTTCATTTGGTAAACTAAAGGCTATTCAATTCTGACagctgttttgtgtgttttggagTGCTTTGAAAGATCACactttaaaattcatttcattcCTGCAGTTCTTACTCATGTTAATAATCCTTAAGATGAATACTTTCTTTGTCATCAGTGAAACTTTGCATGAGTAAGAACCACCCAGGTAAGTAAGGATTCCAGAATTAAGAACTGCGGAAGTCTCAGGGCATTATTTCCTTCAAGGTGCTTTTCAGTGTTGAAAAGGCCATTGTTTGATACTAATACCTTTcttaacatatttatttatgttcatCATTCTTTAAGTGAAAGGAAGCTGAACTGCTTTTTTCACACCGTACTTGCTAAGAATAATAGTCCTGTCATAAGACAGCAGCTGAGTACTGACTTCAAACTCATTAGTTTgcagaaagtttgttttatagCTGGGTGAGACTAGCCTTTTCTGAAAATTAGAAAGGTAGAGGTAATTAGGACAGGTGCAATTAAACTCGATGGTCAAATCAAACCCTTCATTTGAAGGAACTATGGAGATTTTGAGAAAATCGGGAGCCTTGATCTCCAGGGTGGAAACTTTTCTTTATGGGAAGTCTCTCTGCTGTTTAAGGCAAAGAGAGCAGGTGGAAAGAATCTGTCATTTGTGGTCAAGTCAATCCATTAGCAAGATACCCGTCTGGATatccaaatttaaaaaaaaaaaaaaaaaaaaaaagcatgcaaaaagGTGTCTGATATACCTGTAACTAAACATGATCAGAATCCATCTCCAAATAGTCTAGACACAAGTAAATGTTCAAATGTTCATTACTttaatttgacaaaaaaaaaaagttccagaaGGAGGTGCATGTGCTTTTGTCACTTGTTAAAGAGTAGGACAGATCTTAAAAACAGGATGAATAAGACACTTTATTATTAGACTTCTAGAAACTGAACTGAAACTGCTCCATGATTTGGGCAAGTCCCATTTAAAAAAGTCATCCAGCCACACCATGGGACAAGCTCTTTGAAACCATTTGGGTATCCAGTTCCCAGAGTTGACTGCTAGAATTAGATATGAAACTTCTCTTACTCATCTTGTCCTTAGGATGTCACACACCAAAGAAAGTGGTAATGGTTAATCTTCCATGTATCTCAATGCCTGGAAAGTAGGAATTAAGCAGCTAGACAAGTTTGGTGTCTTTTGAAAACCGTTAATCTACTACCAAATGCGAGAGCACTTGAATGTCATCTAATTAACTTACGATTCAGGATGCAGCAGCCAGTATGGATTAGGGCATACTATGTACAGCATCCTCCCAGCTAACCACATGGTAGGTGGACACCAGGCAAAAGTCTTTGATCTGTCCAGTGCAGCGCATTTGACTGGAACATGCAAACTAGAACAAATGCTATAGTTTAGACAAGAGTTTTTGATTCTTCTGGAGACATAGCAGCAGATAGAAACATACCTCAAATCCCACCCCAGAAGCGGAGCTGTAGATATACACAGGTTGCAGGGAGGTCTGCCGGTAGCTGTGCAGAATGGGTGAATACACAGCTGGTTGAAACATATTCTTATGTATAAACCAATCACTGTCAAGATTGTTTAAACCATTTTAACAAGGGCActttaa includes:
- the IL6 gene encoding interleukin-6, whose protein sequence is MSSPDGCQAARSRGPPSLRSAAALLLLLPLLPPPAAAAPLPLAAGPDSSGEAEPEEAGARRAALPDCEALAWLLHARAARLQEEMCEKFTVCENSMEMLVQNNLNLPKVTEEDGCLLAGFDEEKCLKKLSSGLFTFQTYLEYVQETFTSEKQKVESLCYSTKHLATTIRQMVINPDEVVIPDSATQKSLLTKLKSDKTWIEKITTHLILRDFTSFMEKTVRAVRYLKNTRSVSV